The window GGCCGCCATGCAGACGCGGCGGAGGCGGGTGATGTGTATCGATGGGCGGGCCGGCGTGCGAGAGACAACTATGATTGGGCGTCGCATGGCACGAGGCCGCCGGGTCGGGGCGATGCAGGTGTTCCGATCGGAGCATGGCGGTGACGGCCGGCACAGGGCGATAGGCAGACCGAGGCGCGGACGGCGGCTGGCCCTGACGGGCCGCCTCGGCGCGCGTGGCCGCCGGGTCGGAGGAGAGGCCGGCTGGTCGCGCCGGGGTCGGAGTAGAGGCGTTCGGGGTCGACGGCGGTGGTGGGCGACGCAAACCGATCAAGAATAGATCGGGAAACCAAAAAGAAACCACGCGATCAAGATGACCGGCGGGAGAGAGAGAAAACCCCGGAGCAAGGCTCGGGGAAAAGACTCTCTAGGGCAGCCGGTCAACACGACCGACGGACGAACCCTAGGTACGGGCGGCGTGGACCCGGCGGTGGTTATGGAGGCCGGCCGCCCTGGGGGTGGGCGCGGGTGCGGAAGCGGCGGCTGCTAGGGTTTATGATCGACTTGCGATACataccatgttagaagggagagacAGGTTTGGTGTAATTGttcgttgtattgcttgagcctcatgggcatatatataggagtacatgatctacttggagtacaagacaagccACAATAATTCCTAGTCGATTTCGTGTTTCCTAATACAATCACGTTACTCAacaataataaacatttatcatgatataaggaaatataaaataacaactttattattctctagggcatatttcctttttCAGTGATTAGTTGACTTCAggaaattaaaatgatatttgaatttaattcaaacaaAATTTGATTATAACATTGAAACCATAGGTTAAACTTAAATAAAACTAATGCAAAATGCTTAAATTAATTAAATTAGACCTAGTAAATACCTTGGAGTTAATACTTGACTTTAGGGAAAGATGAGCTCAAATTACATTCAAATAAAGTTGAAAACCAAATGAAATGTGTTTGTCAAAGTTTTAAATTGTTTGAAAAACTACAATATGTGCGAAAGCTGAGGTTCTTCGAGGTTTTAAAATTTGAAGTTTGAATCTTAATCCACTGTAGGAGGTATGACCAAAGTCAACAATGAATAATGACAAACTGTACGACATTGTTGTTTATGCATATTTTTTCCTTCTCTACCTCCCAAATGAACATGGTTTCATACTTTGAACTGAACATGTTTATACTTCATAGTTTTTCTGAAAGTATCAAACATGGTTTCCACGGAGTTTTCATTATGACTTCATTTTCACGAAACAATTTTCCGTTCCCAAATGGAGTAGTAGTAGCAGTACTAGCATAGTCGTTCCCTTCTCACAAATAAACACCTCAATTAGCATACCACAAATTCATACAAAGTCATGGAACTGCGTACTGATGCATTACTACACACATCGTCTGGCTACTACATCATGACATTGCCATCGGACTACCAAAATTTGGCATTTTTACCTACATGCTACCTATTTAGAAGAACATCCATGACTGCCCTTACCCTTCGCAGTGCCCTTGACGTCCTTTCCGCCGAAGTACGGTCGAAAACGCAGTATGGATCAAGCCGAATCTGCTTATCGTCGGAGTTCTCCTACCCGTCATTACCCTCCTTCTCCTCCTTGGGGGGGCACTCTAGCCATGGCACAGACCGCCCCATTCTGCTCCTGGGCGAGAGAGCGCTTGTTCCTCCGCTGTCGCTTCTTACAATGCGTGCGCGGATGACTTCCTCCTCTGCGGCAGCGTGCGCTGCCGCATCATTCGCCTCTGTTGCGCCATGTCAGCGGCAAGTCAGGCCTTAGCggccctcaacctctccttcccatGCTGGCACACCGGTCCCTGTAGGACTCATACTCTGGCGGACCCATGATGGGGAAAGATAGACTGGAAAGCTCCTAGGAGGACCACGATGATCTGTCTTAGAGGATATGAGCGTCCGATGTGTCGATGCAATGGAGTCGGAGCGGATAGATCCCACAGTCAGTCGGGCATTGTCCTACCGGGAGCGACGGAATGCAATGCGGACTGCCGTTGCCTCCTCCGACCCGCATGGGAGGACACCCCAACCGATGGATCCGTGCTGGTCGGAGTCAGATGAACTGCCCGCCATGCCGGAGAAGGCCGGAGATCGACGGACGGGAGTTTGGGTGGCGGAGTAGAGTGGAGCGAAGTAGCTAGGGTTTGGTCCGAGGAGCGGATGAGGATGAATATACATGAGGTCAGGTGGGCTAGCATAGGTCAGAACTGACGTGATGCACGCACCCGAGCGCGCCCAGGCCTCCCCATATCCGCTCCATATTTGGGATGGATATGAGGGTGTCAGTCAACCCGCGTGTTTGAGGCGCCCGTCTGGTCGGATTTTTTTGACCGATCACTGACCGGGCCGTCTGTCCGGGCGTTTGAGGCGAGTTTGAAGTGCCCCGGCTGTATATGTTCTGTGACCCAAACATTCCCATAAATAAAAATCAATTGACTTCTAAATGCTAAATCACACTCATTCGAACTTCGAAGCATCAATATCAATGGAAGTTGAAATAAATTTATTCCAGTGACACTAAACGTGGGTGATCAGAGTTTGCTGCAGTCGGCTGTTTGGAAAGAGAGCTCATCCTTGGCAAGGTCGTAGAGCAGGTGGATGTTCTGCAACTGGAAGTTGCCGATGATGCTCATGTCGTTGGATATCTCCATGACCATGCATGACGTCGAACTGTCCAGCGGCACCCAGTAGTTCTCCGGCGGCAGCACCATGTCCGCTCCGCCACTAAAGTGGAGCACCATGGACGGAACTTTCTTTTCCTGCGCCACCGCCACACACAGGTCCATCTCGCTGTCAGCGGGTGGCGGCACGAGGCTCCCGTTCAGCTGCCTCTGAAGCTCCTCGCGCAGGGGCTCGTACGCCTTCTCGGCAAGAGCCGTAGTGGGGCTGCCGGAGTCGATGACGACACCACCGCTGGTGCCGTTCTCTTTCAAAGCGAACACTGTGGGTGGGATCGACAACCTTGTTTGTCCCACACTTATCCCAACGAGTGGGACGTAGTAGAATGGGTACTCTTTGGGGCCTTGCACGAAAGACATAGACATCACAGGGCTGCCGCCGCTAAGGCTCGCCGAGGCACCGACGAAAAGGTGGCTGCTGGCGCCGGTAGTGGCGTTACTGCCGAGGTAGGGGGTGTGGCAGTAAGAGAACTTGCTGGCGCCTGCTTGAGAGACGAGCGACAGGGGGCCGCGGCCAAGCCCTATGAGGCCGGACGCCTCGTCGAGGGACCCCGGAGAGATGAACAGCGAGTCCACGCAGCCGAACGTGAGCCTTGCCGAGCCGTTTTGAAAGGCGAAGACCTCGGTGTCGATGGTCCCACTGGCGTCGCCGGCACCGTAGAAGGCCCCGAAATGGCAGCTGCCGTCCCGGCGGCACGAGTGCTCCTGGTTGGCCAGGCACAAGGTGTCGTTGCATGACACGGAATGGAAGGTGTCCGACTTGGACGCGTTATAGAGGGGCAGGCCCTGCTTGACGCATTGTTTGCAGTTGGAGCACTGCGTCCAGATGAGGTCGCTGCCTGTGTCGATGAGTGCCTCAGCGCGCTGCGGTGGGGTGCCGATCAGGTACTCAGCGATGTACTGGCTGGTGTTCCAGTGGACCGGCACGATCACGTCAACAAAGGACGCCAGGCGCTGCCGGCTGCTAGCCAGGGCGCGCTGCACGCGCTCCGCCGTGGTGTAGCCGCCCTTGCTATCAACATGGGTGAGCTCCATGTGGAACCCTGCGCTACTGCAAGTAACTAGGGTAGCAGCACTGGAGCATAACACAAGAACGATCAGCACCAGGTTTATTTCCATTGTTGTTTCCCTTGTTGGTTTGGTGCTATAGCTCCTCACGATGTTATAGCTTAATTTGTAACTTGTGGTCTCCATATATATGCCTCTGGATAACATGTGGAAACAAACCAACTGACGGAGGATAGGATGATACATCTATAATTTATTACACTAGCTAGTATAATCAACTCTTGGGTGCCGTCCTGAATCATGAATGGAATTGGGCGGACTTCCTTACGGCAAAATAGGCATAGGACAGTTGTACACCATTTTCGAAAATTGTACCATTATAGATACAGCTAGCTAGCAGCTGTGGCTGCATCGCTGATCTCTCCAAGTGTCGACTTTTACAAGAAGCTTGGATTTTGTCGCCAGATCCTAGTGTGTGTTTTTACCATTGTTCTCAATGGTTGCTAGTCCATTATTCGACGCGATAATCCTCTTGATATAACATTATGACTTACTGTTATAGAATTTGCCATGGCCTGACTGGCTGAGTCTAGACTCATACTGATCCACCCGGCCAAGCCCTTCCCAGGTAAACCTGTCCAACTTGTTATAAGCTCGCAAAGTACTCTTTTTTCTATATTTTTCTCAAATATGCACGGGTGTGCATATCATATATTAAAGAAAAAAAAGGTGAAGAGTAGCAGACAAAATAATTAAAGTTTGTCTGGGAGAACATTTACAATCTGTTGAGTTTGTGTCCAATATATATACAACGGGGTTACATTTGGACTTGAGGTGTAATTGATAGTGGTAAAGGTACGAGTCGACACTTGTACCTTAGGCCTCCTATACAACGAGAGGGACACCACATGTTGTAATCCATAACGACTTGAAACCAACAAGCACGAGGGGGAACCGGCGCCCGGTGTTGTAGTATCTCGGGAAGGAGCGTCCATAATCATTGCCCCGGGGATGGACCTTGTTAACATATATTGTGTTGTTCTTGCATGGCATGATTAATTTAACAATGTCTAGAAAAATTGAAGACACAAATACAAATCTACTAGACCAAATTTTATGAACTAAAACTACCGAAAACATGAAAGAAAACATAAAGATTCTTCAAAACTACTAACATGGAGAGATACCCTAGTTGAACATAAGGAAAAATTAATTGATAACCTATCTTCGCCAAATGAGGACGATTCGCCGAGGTGGTATGGCGTGCCGCATCAAGGGATTTTTTATCTAGTGGGTCGCGTGGGATTGGGGTACTGAGAAGCTCCTCAGCGGACTCCCGCTCCTCCCGAGTGAGTTGCGGACAGCCACACTATTTGTCCCCTATCGCAACATTGCGAGCTGAAGCAGGTGGATCGAATGGTGCAGCCCCATGAACACTAGACTGTGGGGCCAGTGTGCCAACCATGAAAACTTCTGCCTTGAATCCCCGAGCCCCAAAGCTATTCACCTCCCCGGAGTCGGACTCCAGTAGTGGGGTTAGATAGTCGGTGACAATTATCCCAACGAGCTGGCTCACAAGACAACGAAATTGAGAACGACGCTCTCATGAACTCCTCCTGCGACACCGTGGCGCTACTCCAGCCGGCTTCTGTGAAGATATGAATTGGAGGCTCAGAAAGCCCAACTCATTGGCCCGGTAATGGATGCTCCCGCGTGCCAGCAGGTCAGAACTGTTCAATGGAGCATCGAGATGCCATCTTGAGCCATCAATAGCAAACTCAAGATCACCGAAACTTATGCTGCTAGCGGCAGTCCAGAAAGAAACCATCCGCACCATGATGTTGATAGATGCTTACCCCGTGGTGGACTCCAACTATTATGGATATAATCCTGATAATTCTATCAGGTGTAAATATAGAGGCAACCGTATCTATCAGTTAGTAGGATGCGAGGGAACAAAAGGGTTTATACAGGCTCAAGCCCTCTCCGGTGGTGGTAATGCCATACTCGTGTAATTTGCCCATCTTTTAAAGAAAATGACGCGAGAACCCGCGGTTTTGAAATAAGGAGATCTTTCTATATCGTCATATCAGTTGGAAAAATCATAGGCAAATTCCTATCGGCCATATCAGTTGGAAAAAGGAGAGGCAAATTCCTACCGGCAAGAATCTGGAGAAGAACAAAAAAAGAATGGTTCCGCTTACCGACAACTCAGAGGGGATGCCGCTTACTACTCAAATCCAAGGAATTGCAAAAGTTGTGTTCTTATATGCAAGAAGAAGACTTTGAAAGAACAAAGAAGTTTGGATCCGCAAAAGTATGCTTAGGCAGTTCCTTCGCTGAGCACAACAGAATGAAGAGGAATTTGTTTCATTTCAAATACTTATTCTTATTGAAAAGAGGGAAGGAGAAAAACCGAAATCTTCCTACTCGAACAATAAGTCCTTTTGTAGAAAAGTCTTCTTTATATAGTAATTAGACCTATTGCTCCGGATCCCCGTTTACTAGGAAGATAAgaatcaaaaggatcgaactaccTACTCATTATTCGGAGGTGAATCATAGAACACTAAAAGCTGTGGTATCTTATGGACCTAACATAGGTCACATCCCTCACAACATAAGATTGAAAGATCCAAACCTTCCTCTTCGGAGCGGAAACGGACGTGGCCAAAACATATAAAAAAAGATCGTCCTAGTCGCTCATAGGGACATATCTATCCGGATAGAGG is drawn from Triticum urartu cultivar G1812 unplaced genomic scaffold, Tu2.1 TuUngrouped_contig_416, whole genome shotgun sequence and contains these coding sequences:
- the LOC125527512 gene encoding aspartic proteinase nepenthesin-1-like; protein product: MEINLVLIVLVLCSSAATLVTCSSAGFHMELTHVDSKGGYTTAERVQRALASSRQRLASFVDVIVPVHWNTSQYIAEYLIGTPPQRAEALIDTGSDLIWTQCSNCKQCVKQGLPLYNASKSDTFHSVSCNDTLCLANQEHSCRRDGSCHFGAFYGAGDASGTIDTEVFAFQNGSARLTFGCVDSLFISPGSLDEASGLIGLGRGPLSLVSQAGASKFSYCHTPYLGSNATTGASSHLFVGASASLSGGSPVMSMSFVQGPKEYPFYYVPLVGISVGQTRLSIPPTVFALKENGTSGGVVIDSGSPTTALAEKAYEPLREELQRQLNGSLVPPPADSEMDLCVAVAQEKKVPSMVLHFSGGADMVLPPENYWVPLDSSTSCMVMEISNDMSIIGNFQLQNIHLLYDLAKDELSFQTADCSKL